A genomic segment from Variovorax paradoxus B4 encodes:
- a CDS encoding DUF1328 domain-containing protein — protein MLYYAVVFLVIALIAAVFGFGGIAASAVGIAKILFVIFAVLAIASFLAGLLRRK, from the coding sequence ATGTTGTATTACGCCGTGGTGTTTCTGGTCATCGCGCTGATTGCCGCCGTGTTCGGCTTCGGCGGCATTGCAGCCAGCGCGGTAGGGATCGCCAAGATCCTTTTCGTGATCTTCGCCGTGCTTGCCATCGCCAGTTTCCTGGCCGGCTTGCTACGACGCAAGTAG
- a CDS encoding phage holin family protein, protein MLHPIFSTVLGHPELIADHAANYAALIRQEASEAGRGLVARIVAGVLAAASAMLALGLIGVAVLLGVLQGSFHWVLVVVPGVALVIAAICAWMAARPFPGYGFDDLRAQVDADLRALHEAGARHERN, encoded by the coding sequence ATGCTTCATCCGATTTTTTCCACGGTGCTCGGGCATCCGGAACTCATCGCCGACCACGCCGCCAATTACGCCGCCCTGATAAGACAGGAAGCCTCGGAAGCGGGGCGCGGCCTCGTTGCCCGCATCGTTGCCGGCGTGCTGGCGGCGGCCAGCGCCATGCTCGCCCTGGGGCTCATCGGCGTTGCCGTGTTGCTGGGCGTGCTTCAAGGCAGCTTCCACTGGGTCCTGGTGGTGGTGCCCGGCGTTGCACTGGTGATCGCCGCGATCTGCGCCTGGATGGCGGCCCGGCCGTTCCCCGGCTATGGATTCGACGATCTGCGTGCCCAGGTCGATGCCGACCTGAGGGCATTGCACGAAGCGGGAGCTCGCCATGAACGCAACTGA
- a CDS encoding ferritin-like domain-containing protein — translation MNAHASTAKGAAGHQRLVLDEQAIGAAAKSLDEGAVTPSYGPWRDDVLKLLNDALATELVCVLRYKRHYFTANGVSSPKIAEEFLVHANAESGHADRIAERIVQLGGEPDFDPTHLLDRSHASYDESTELQAMVRANLVAERIAVETYRQMIALIGDKDPTTRRMLEDILSDEEEHADELKDWLGH, via the coding sequence ATGAATGCCCATGCTTCCACCGCCAAGGGTGCGGCAGGACATCAGCGCCTGGTGCTCGACGAACAGGCCATCGGTGCCGCGGCCAAGAGCCTCGACGAAGGAGCGGTCACGCCCAGCTACGGCCCCTGGCGCGACGATGTCCTCAAGCTGCTGAACGACGCGCTGGCCACCGAGCTGGTCTGCGTGCTGCGCTACAAGCGCCACTATTTCACTGCCAACGGCGTGTCGTCGCCGAAGATCGCCGAAGAATTCCTGGTGCACGCCAACGCAGAGTCGGGCCATGCCGACCGCATTGCGGAACGCATCGTGCAGCTGGGCGGAGAGCCGGACTTCGATCCAACGCACCTGCTCGATCGCAGCCACGCCAGCTACGACGAGTCCACCGAACTGCAGGCCATGGTGCGCGCCAATCTCGTGGCCGAGCGCATCGCCGTGGAAACCTATCGGCAGATGATCGCGCTGATCGGCGACAAGGATCCGACCACCCGGCGCATGCTGGAAGACATTCTTTCCGACGAGGAAGAGCACGCGGACGAGCTCAAGGACTGGCTCGGCCACTGA
- a CDS encoding BON domain-containing protein: MNNIRQAIIAMPSSRAWFAVLLAGAALTLAACDNAGNRTAGEKLDSAIAKTEKAADTAAAKTAEALKDAKAKVDASSTAAEVKDAAKSAGAAVSATVDDAAITASVSAGLAKDPDLSAIKIDVDTKGGVVSLKGPAPTAAAKARAEEIAKGVQGVTSVNNQLEVKG, translated from the coding sequence ATGAACAATATTCGTCAAGCAATCATCGCCATGCCGTCTTCGCGCGCATGGTTCGCCGTGCTGCTGGCCGGCGCCGCGCTGACCCTCGCTGCGTGCGACAACGCGGGCAACCGCACGGCGGGCGAGAAGCTCGACAGCGCCATCGCAAAGACCGAGAAGGCGGCCGACACGGCCGCCGCCAAGACCGCGGAGGCGCTCAAGGACGCCAAGGCGAAGGTCGATGCCTCCAGCACCGCCGCCGAGGTGAAGGACGCCGCAAAGAGCGCTGGCGCTGCCGTGAGCGCCACGGTGGACGACGCCGCGATCACGGCGTCGGTGTCCGCGGGCCTTGCCAAGGATCCGGATCTGAGTGCGATCAAGATCGACGTCGACACCAAGGGCGGCGTTGTGAGCCTGAAGGGCCCCGCACCCACGGCGGCAGCCAAGGCGCGCGCCGAGGAAATCGCCAAGGGCGTGCAGGGTGTGACCTCGGTGAACAACCAGCTCGAGGTCAAGGGCTGA
- a CDS encoding DUF429 domain-containing protein, with amino-acid sequence MSPALLFGCDFSCAPTSRKPIVVASGSIGSIGSTSGDVGELVLAGLQRFTALDAWAGWLRREPAWIGGFDFPFGLPRELVEHLQWPREWNALMSHYAGLSRAEIRTTFAAFCAARPVGGKFAHRATDGPAGSSTSMKWVNPPVAFMLHAGVPPLLDAGASLPGLHVGSNGSRVALEAYPGLLARELVGRRSYKSDEPAKQTPERLAARADLLVALEAGTTRLGLRLALSGAQRIELLGDARGDHIDAVLCLVQAAWSAQRASTPGPGYGLPEQFDPLEGWIVTA; translated from the coding sequence ATGAGCCCGGCGCTGCTGTTCGGCTGCGATTTCTCTTGCGCACCCACTTCGCGAAAGCCGATCGTCGTGGCCAGCGGCAGCATCGGCAGCATCGGCAGCACCAGCGGCGATGTGGGCGAACTGGTGCTGGCGGGCCTGCAGCGCTTCACGGCACTCGATGCCTGGGCCGGGTGGCTGCGCCGCGAACCGGCGTGGATCGGCGGCTTCGATTTTCCATTCGGGCTTCCGCGCGAACTGGTGGAGCATCTGCAATGGCCGCGGGAGTGGAATGCGCTCATGAGCCACTATGCGGGCCTGAGCCGCGCCGAGATCCGCACCACCTTCGCGGCCTTCTGTGCCGCCCGCCCGGTCGGCGGCAAGTTCGCGCACCGGGCGACCGACGGGCCTGCCGGTTCGAGCACGTCGATGAAATGGGTCAACCCGCCCGTGGCCTTCATGCTCCATGCGGGCGTGCCGCCGCTCCTGGACGCGGGCGCGAGCCTGCCGGGGCTGCACGTCGGCAGCAACGGCAGCCGCGTGGCGCTGGAGGCCTATCCGGGGCTGCTCGCGCGCGAACTGGTCGGGCGCCGCAGCTACAAGAGCGACGAGCCTGCGAAGCAGACGCCCGAGCGGCTGGCGGCGAGAGCCGACCTGCTGGTGGCGCTCGAGGCCGGCACCACGCGGCTCGGCCTGCGGCTGGCGCTCAGCGGCGCCCAGCGCATCGAGCTGCTCGGCGACGCCCGGGGCGACCACATCGATGCAGTGCTTTGCCTCGTGCAGGCCGCCTGGAGCGCGCAGCGCGCTTCCACGCCCGGCCCGGGCTACGGCTTGCCGGAGCAGTTCGATCCGCTCGAGGGCTGGATCGTCACGGCTTGA
- a CDS encoding DMT family transporter — MPLSAFALILLAGIIHASWNIAAKKANGDARFAFQSGVFMAIVWAPVGITLGWRVVPNWGLQEWGFIALSGVLHVFYYVILLRGYRKSDLTVVYPLARGSGPLLSSLVAILFLGERISLMGVAGIAGVVLGVFLVAGGPGLWRRKHDPAQRARVHKGIRYGVLTGAFIAAYTVADSYAVKFLAMSPILLDYFSNFVRVGLLLPAALHDRATTARMWRAQWKYALLVAAISPVSYVLVLYAVQQAPISHVAPAREVSMLFAALIGGHLLREGDRLLRLLGAGFIAAGVVALALG, encoded by the coding sequence GTGCCGCTTTCCGCCTTCGCGCTGATCCTGCTCGCCGGGATCATTCATGCCAGTTGGAACATCGCCGCCAAGAAGGCGAACGGCGATGCGCGCTTCGCGTTCCAGAGCGGCGTGTTCATGGCCATCGTGTGGGCCCCCGTGGGCATCACGCTGGGCTGGCGCGTGGTGCCTAACTGGGGTCTGCAGGAGTGGGGTTTCATCGCGCTGAGCGGCGTGCTGCACGTCTTCTACTACGTCATCCTGCTGCGCGGCTACCGCAAGTCGGATCTCACCGTGGTCTATCCGCTCGCGCGCGGCTCGGGCCCGCTGCTGTCGTCGCTGGTCGCGATCCTGTTCCTGGGCGAGCGCATCAGCCTCATGGGCGTTGCGGGCATCGCTGGCGTGGTGCTCGGCGTGTTCCTGGTGGCGGGCGGCCCGGGCCTGTGGCGCAGGAAGCATGACCCCGCCCAGCGGGCGCGGGTGCACAAGGGCATCCGCTACGGCGTGCTGACGGGCGCCTTCATCGCGGCCTACACGGTGGCCGACAGCTATGCGGTGAAGTTCCTGGCGATGTCGCCAATCCTGCTCGACTATTTCAGCAACTTCGTGCGCGTGGGCCTGCTGCTGCCCGCGGCGCTGCACGACCGCGCCACCACTGCGCGGATGTGGCGCGCGCAGTGGAAGTACGCGCTGCTGGTGGCGGCGATCAGCCCGGTCTCCTACGTACTCGTGCTCTATGCGGTGCAGCAGGCGCCCATATCCCATGTCGCACCGGCACGCGAGGTTTCGATGCTGTTCGCCGCGCTGATCGGCGGCCATCTGCTGCGCGAGGGCGACCGCCTGCTGCGGCTGCTGGGTGCCGGCTTCATTGCCGCCGGCGTGGTGGCACTCGCGCTGGGGTGA
- a CDS encoding BLUF domain-containing protein, whose translation MLVRLLYASRAVDTSPEAVEAILAQSRTHNTACGITGILCYGAGTFLQAIEGGRTAISELYGHIQRDARHKDVVLLHYEEISERRFGGWTMGQVNLSKLNASTLLKYSEKPELNPYAVSGKVSLALLEELMATAAIVGRH comes from the coding sequence ATGCTCGTCCGACTTCTCTACGCCAGCCGCGCCGTCGATACCAGCCCCGAGGCCGTCGAAGCCATCCTCGCGCAATCGCGCACGCACAACACGGCCTGCGGCATCACCGGCATTCTTTGCTACGGCGCCGGCACTTTCCTGCAAGCCATTGAAGGCGGGCGCACGGCCATCAGCGAACTGTATGGCCACATCCAGCGCGATGCGCGCCACAAGGATGTGGTGCTGCTGCACTACGAGGAAATTTCCGAGCGCCGCTTCGGCGGCTGGACCATGGGGCAGGTCAACCTCTCCAAGCTCAATGCCTCGACCCTGCTCAAGTATTCGGAGAAGCCTGAGCTCAATCCGTACGCGGTGTCGGGCAAGGTTTCTCTCGCGCTGCTCGAAGAGTTGATGGCCACCGCAGCCATCGTCGGGCGCCATTAA
- the folE gene encoding GTP cyclohydrolase I encodes MLRKTDVEPRPDGNNDDEGTPVSVKIRERLTAARKRFNANDNIAEFIEPGELESLLDEVEVKMKGVLESLVIDLENDHNTGNTARRVAKMYLNEVFKGRYVAPPSLTEFPNAEHLNELMIVGPITVRSACSHHFCPIIGKLWIGIMPNEHTNVIGLSKYARLAEWVMGRPQIQEEAVVQLADLIQEKTQPDGLALVMEAEHFCMAWRGVKEMDSKMINSVMRGVFLKDPSLRREFLSLLPRRS; translated from the coding sequence ATGCTGAGGAAAACCGACGTGGAACCGCGCCCTGATGGCAACAACGACGACGAGGGCACGCCCGTCTCGGTGAAGATCCGCGAGCGGCTGACCGCCGCGCGCAAGCGCTTCAATGCCAACGACAACATCGCCGAGTTCATCGAGCCCGGCGAGCTCGAGTCGCTGCTCGACGAGGTCGAGGTCAAGATGAAGGGCGTGCTCGAAAGCCTGGTGATCGACCTCGAGAACGATCACAACACCGGCAACACCGCGCGCCGCGTGGCCAAGATGTACCTGAACGAAGTGTTCAAGGGCCGCTATGTGGCACCGCCTTCGCTCACCGAATTCCCGAATGCCGAGCACCTGAACGAGCTGATGATCGTCGGCCCGATCACCGTGCGCAGCGCCTGCTCGCACCACTTCTGCCCGATCATCGGCAAGCTGTGGATCGGCATCATGCCCAACGAGCACACCAACGTCATCGGCCTGTCGAAGTACGCTCGCCTTGCCGAATGGGTGATGGGCCGGCCCCAGATCCAGGAAGAGGCGGTGGTGCAGCTGGCCGACCTGATCCAGGAAAAGACGCAGCCCGACGGCCTTGCGCTCGTGATGGAAGCCGAGCATTTCTGCATGGCCTGGCGCGGCGTGAAGGAAATGGACAGCAAGATGATCAACTCCGTGATGCGCGGCGTGTTCCTGAAGGACCCGAGCCTGCGCCGCGAATTTCTTTCCCTCCTGCCGAGAAGGAGCTGA
- a CDS encoding endonuclease/exonuclease/phosphatase family protein, with translation MNLPAYNLRVATYNIHKGVQGIGLARRLEIHNLGHAIEQLDADIVCLQEVRKMNRQAEARFERWPELPQADFLAPEGYTAVYETNAITRHGEHGNALLTRWPVIRTGHQDISDHRFEQRGLLHVVIEVEGRPVHAIVVHLGLIKGSRVRQVARLREFIEREVPAGEAVVVAGDFNDWGARMRYAMNAMGLRDTSDLRGPRTLTYPSRLPVAQLDFVYGRQLEPVACSVPRGPIWARMSDHLPLVADFALA, from the coding sequence ATGAACCTGCCGGCATACAACCTTCGGGTGGCCACCTACAACATCCACAAGGGTGTGCAGGGCATCGGGCTGGCCCGGCGCCTGGAGATCCACAACCTGGGGCATGCCATCGAGCAGCTCGACGCCGACATCGTCTGCCTGCAGGAAGTGCGCAAGATGAACCGGCAGGCCGAGGCGCGCTTCGAGCGCTGGCCCGAGCTTCCGCAGGCCGACTTCCTCGCGCCCGAGGGCTATACCGCCGTCTACGAAACCAACGCCATCACGCGCCACGGCGAGCACGGCAATGCGCTCCTCACCCGCTGGCCGGTGATCCGCACCGGCCACCAGGACATTTCCGACCACCGCTTCGAGCAGCGCGGCCTGCTGCATGTCGTCATCGAAGTGGAGGGCCGGCCGGTGCATGCGATCGTGGTGCACCTGGGGCTCATCAAGGGCAGCCGCGTGCGGCAGGTCGCCCGGCTGCGCGAGTTCATCGAACGCGAGGTGCCCGCCGGCGAGGCGGTGGTCGTCGCGGGCGACTTCAACGACTGGGGCGCACGCATGCGCTACGCCATGAACGCGATGGGCCTGCGCGACACCAGCGACCTGCGCGGGCCGCGAACCCTCACTTACCCCTCGCGGCTGCCGGTGGCGCAGCTCGATTTCGTCTACGGGCGCCAGCTCGAACCTGTGGCCTGTTCGGTGCCGCGCGGGCCCATCTGGGCGCGCATGTCCGACCACCTGCCGCTGGTGGCCGATTTCGCGCTGGCATGA
- the nudB gene encoding dihydroneopterin triphosphate diphosphatase, with amino-acid sequence MTASNRPWKIPESVLVVIHTPALEVLLIRRADADDFWQSVTGSKDLADEPLALTAAREVAEETGIQCGEGSPLASQLVDWQLRNVYEIYPRWRSRYAPGVTHNTEHLFGLCVPERLVPVLAPREHTHWKWLPYREAADACFSPSNAEAILLLPEFVR; translated from the coding sequence ATGACCGCCAGCAACCGGCCCTGGAAGATTCCGGAGTCGGTGCTGGTCGTCATCCACACGCCTGCGCTCGAGGTGCTGCTGATCCGCCGTGCCGATGCCGACGACTTCTGGCAGTCGGTCACCGGCAGCAAGGACCTCGCCGACGAACCGCTGGCGCTCACCGCGGCGCGCGAGGTGGCCGAGGAAACCGGCATCCAGTGCGGCGAGGGCAGCCCGCTCGCGTCGCAGCTGGTCGACTGGCAGCTGCGCAACGTCTACGAGATCTATCCGCGCTGGCGCTCGCGCTATGCGCCCGGCGTGACGCACAACACCGAGCATCTGTTCGGTCTCTGCGTGCCCGAGCGCCTGGTACCCGTCCTCGCGCCGCGGGAGCACACCCACTGGAAGTGGCTGCCCTACCGCGAGGCCGCCGATGCGTGCTTTTCCCCGTCGAACGCCGAAGCCATTCTGTTGCTGCCAGAATTTGTGCGATGA
- the aspS gene encoding aspartate--tRNA ligase, whose amino-acid sequence MAMRTHYCGLVTDALMGQTVTLCGWVNRRRDHGGVIFIDVRDREGYVQVVCDPDRAATFAVAENLRNEFCVQVTGLVRARPEGTTNDQLKSGKIEVLCHELKVLNPSVTPPFLLDDDNLSETTRLTHRVLDLRRPAMQRNMMLRYKVTMETRKFLDANGFIDIETPMLGKSTPEGARDYLVPSRVHDGSFFALPQSPQLFKQLLMVAGYDRYYQIVKCFRDEDLRADRQPEFTQIDIETSFLAEEEIREMFEGMIRTVFRNAAGIDLPVFPTMSYADAMFKYGSDKPDLRVKLEFTELTELMKRVEFKVFSNAATMTGGRVVALRVPGGGAEGGLSRGEIDAYQEFVKIYGAKGLAYIKVNDAAAGREGLQSPIVKNLDDASLAEIIARTGARNGDILFFGADKEKVVNDAIGALRVKIGHSAFGKKSGLFDDRWAPLWVVDFPMFEFDEEGQRWSAVHHPFTAPKDGHEDLMDTAPEKCIAKAYDMVLNGIEMGGGSVRIHREEVQSKVFRALKISAEDAQLKFGFLLDALQYGAPPHGGIAIGLDRLVMLMTGAESIRDVIAFPKTQRAQDLLTQAPSPVDEKQLRELHIRLRNVQQPA is encoded by the coding sequence ATGGCCATGCGTACTCACTATTGCGGTCTTGTGACCGATGCCCTGATGGGCCAAACCGTCACCCTGTGCGGCTGGGTCAACCGCCGCCGCGACCATGGCGGCGTGATCTTCATCGACGTGCGCGACCGCGAAGGCTACGTGCAGGTGGTGTGCGACCCCGATCGGGCCGCCACCTTTGCCGTGGCCGAGAACCTGCGCAACGAATTCTGCGTGCAGGTCACCGGCCTGGTGCGCGCGCGCCCCGAAGGCACCACGAACGACCAGCTCAAGAGCGGCAAGATCGAAGTGCTGTGCCATGAGCTCAAGGTGCTGAACCCGTCGGTCACGCCGCCGTTCCTGCTGGACGACGACAACCTGTCGGAAACCACGCGCCTCACGCACCGCGTGCTCGACCTGCGCCGCCCGGCCATGCAGCGCAACATGATGCTGCGCTACAAGGTGACGATGGAAACGCGCAAGTTCCTCGATGCCAACGGCTTCATCGACATCGAAACCCCGATGCTCGGCAAGTCCACGCCCGAAGGCGCGCGCGACTACCTCGTGCCCAGCCGCGTGCACGACGGCAGCTTCTTCGCGCTGCCGCAGTCGCCCCAGCTCTTCAAGCAGCTCCTGATGGTGGCCGGCTACGACCGCTACTACCAGATCGTGAAGTGCTTCCGCGACGAAGACCTGCGCGCCGACCGCCAGCCCGAATTCACGCAGATCGACATCGAGACCTCTTTCCTCGCCGAAGAAGAAATCCGCGAGATGTTCGAAGGCATGATCCGCACCGTGTTCCGCAACGCCGCGGGCATCGACCTGCCGGTGTTCCCGACCATGAGCTACGCCGACGCGATGTTCAAGTACGGCTCGGACAAGCCCGACCTGCGCGTGAAGCTCGAATTCACCGAGCTCACCGAACTCATGAAGCGCGTCGAGTTCAAGGTGTTCTCGAATGCGGCCACCATGACCGGCGGCCGCGTGGTCGCGCTGCGTGTGCCGGGCGGCGGCGCCGAGGGCGGCCTCTCCCGCGGCGAGATCGACGCCTACCAGGAGTTCGTCAAGATCTACGGCGCCAAGGGCCTGGCCTACATCAAGGTCAACGACGCCGCAGCGGGCCGCGAAGGCCTGCAGAGCCCCATCGTCAAGAACCTCGACGACGCTTCGCTGGCCGAGATCATCGCCCGCACCGGTGCCCGCAACGGCGACATCCTGTTCTTCGGTGCCGACAAGGAAAAGGTCGTCAACGACGCCATCGGCGCGCTGCGCGTGAAGATCGGCCACAGCGCCTTCGGCAAGAAGAGCGGCCTGTTCGACGACCGTTGGGCGCCGCTGTGGGTGGTCGACTTCCCGATGTTCGAGTTCGACGAGGAAGGCCAGCGCTGGAGCGCCGTGCACCATCCGTTCACCGCGCCGAAGGACGGCCATGAAGACCTCATGGACACCGCGCCCGAGAAGTGCATTGCCAAGGCCTACGACATGGTGCTCAACGGTATCGAGATGGGCGGCGGCTCGGTGCGTATTCACCGCGAGGAAGTGCAGAGCAAGGTGTTCCGCGCGCTCAAGATCAGCGCCGAGGACGCGCAGCTCAAGTTCGGCTTCCTGCTCGACGCGCTGCAGTACGGCGCCCCGCCGCACGGTGGCATCGCCATTGGCCTGGACCGCCTGGTCATGCTCATGACCGGCGCCGAGTCGATCCGCGACGTGATCGCCTTCCCCAAGACCCAGCGGGCGCAGGACCTGCTCACGCAGGCGCCGAGCCCGGTCGACGAGAAGCAGCTGCGCGAGCTGCACATCCGGCTGCGCAACGTCCAGCAACCCGCCTGA
- a CDS encoding DUF502 domain-containing protein: MLALRKWLFSGLLVIVPLFITLAVLKWIIDTLDQTLWVLPSVWQKWLYANNVRGLGVLLTLAILLGVGAIASNFVGKRLLGWGDAVVRRIPVVRSIYSSVKQVSDTLFSENGNAFRTAVLVQWPREGVWTIAFVTGMPGSDVVEHLGGGDYLGVYVPTTPNPTGGYFVMLKRSDCIELKMSVDEALKYIVSMGVVVPGGPSSIANK; encoded by the coding sequence ATGCTCGCCCTGCGCAAATGGCTGTTCTCCGGCTTGCTGGTGATCGTTCCGCTGTTCATCACCCTGGCGGTGCTGAAGTGGATCATCGACACGCTGGACCAGACGCTCTGGGTGCTGCCGTCGGTCTGGCAGAAATGGCTGTACGCCAACAACGTGCGCGGACTCGGCGTGCTGCTCACGCTGGCCATCCTGCTGGGCGTGGGTGCCATTGCGAGCAATTTCGTGGGCAAGCGCCTGCTCGGATGGGGCGATGCCGTGGTGCGGCGCATTCCGGTCGTGCGCTCGATCTACTCCAGCGTCAAGCAGGTGTCCGACACGTTGTTCTCCGAGAATGGCAACGCCTTCCGCACGGCGGTGCTGGTGCAGTGGCCGCGCGAGGGGGTCTGGACCATCGCCTTCGTGACCGGCATGCCCGGCAGCGACGTGGTCGAGCACCTGGGCGGTGGCGACTACCTGGGCGTCTACGTGCCGACCACGCCGAACCCCACGGGCGGTTATTTCGTGATGCTCAAGCGCAGCGATTGCATCGAACTCAAGATGAGCGTGGACGAAGCGCTCAAGTACATCGTCTCGATGGGGGTGGTCGTCCCCGGCGGCCCTTCGTCCATCGCGAACAAGTAA
- a CDS encoding FmdB family zinc ribbon protein, producing the protein MPIYAYKCSACGFAKDALQKMSDAPLTVCPACGASAFEKQVTAAGFQLKGSGWYVTDFRDGGGKKAEPATAAAAAKNGDAAAAPVTTAEASSPAPAPAPAPSPAPAPAAAVKSD; encoded by the coding sequence ATGCCCATCTACGCCTACAAGTGCAGCGCCTGCGGCTTTGCCAAGGATGCCCTGCAAAAAATGTCCGATGCACCGCTCACGGTGTGTCCGGCGTGCGGCGCAAGTGCATTCGAGAAGCAAGTCACCGCTGCCGGTTTCCAGCTCAAGGGTTCCGGCTGGTACGTGACCGATTTCCGCGACGGCGGCGGCAAGAAGGCCGAGCCTGCAACCGCGGCTGCCGCGGCCAAGAACGGCGACGCCGCCGCTGCGCCCGTCACGACCGCGGAAGCTTCCAGCCCAGCGCCTGCGCCGGCCCCTGCCCCCAGCCCCGCACCGGCACCAGCTGCTGCCGTCAAGAGCGACTGA
- a CDS encoding sodium:solute symporter family protein, giving the protein MLLTLVVVYLLVTIAIGLYAAKRVKNTTDFAIAGRHLPLYMIVTTTFATWFGSETVLGIPAKFIEGGLNGVIEDPFGAGTCLILVGLFFAGKLYRMTLLTISDYYRERYGRGVEVACSLIIMLSYLGWVSAQVTALGLVFNVLSAGAISIPVGMVIGVVSILAYTLFGGMWSVAVTDFIQMIILVAGLTGIAVFAGNMAGGADKVVAFAVSKELFKFWPEPNWHDMVFFFAAAITMMLGSIPQQDVFQRVMSANGVKAATRGPVIGGVAYILFAFVPMFLVASALLIMPEQTAALLKEDPQKVLPTLVLEKMPFVMQVFFFGALLSAIKSTASATLLAPSVTFTENIWRQFRPSGTDRQNLMTMRITVLVFSVAVLAYAIRMQGTPIYELVSGAYQVPLVGAFVPLVFGLYWRRATTQGAVASILFGIGVWLLFLAMPWGSEFPAQLAGVLASFAGMVAGSLAPQWVANTRTPHRMLVA; this is encoded by the coding sequence GTGCTGCTGACGCTGGTTGTCGTTTATCTGCTGGTCACCATCGCGATCGGTCTCTACGCCGCCAAGCGGGTGAAGAACACCACCGACTTCGCCATCGCGGGTCGGCATCTGCCGCTCTACATGATCGTGACGACCACTTTCGCGACCTGGTTCGGCTCCGAAACGGTGCTCGGCATTCCGGCCAAGTTCATCGAAGGCGGCCTGAACGGGGTGATCGAAGACCCGTTCGGCGCCGGCACCTGCCTGATCCTGGTCGGCCTGTTCTTCGCGGGCAAGCTCTACCGCATGACGCTGCTGACCATCAGCGACTACTACCGCGAGCGCTATGGCCGCGGCGTCGAGGTGGCCTGCTCGCTCATCATCATGCTGAGCTACCTGGGCTGGGTGTCAGCGCAGGTCACGGCGCTGGGGCTGGTGTTCAACGTGCTCTCGGCCGGTGCCATCTCCATTCCGGTGGGCATGGTGATCGGGGTGGTCTCGATCCTGGCCTACACGCTGTTCGGGGGCATGTGGTCGGTGGCCGTGACCGATTTCATCCAGATGATCATCCTCGTCGCGGGGCTGACCGGCATCGCCGTGTTCGCCGGCAACATGGCCGGCGGCGCCGACAAGGTGGTGGCTTTCGCGGTCAGCAAGGAGCTCTTCAAGTTCTGGCCCGAGCCCAACTGGCACGACATGGTGTTCTTCTTTGCCGCGGCCATCACGATGATGCTGGGCTCCATTCCGCAGCAGGACGTGTTCCAGCGCGTGATGTCGGCCAACGGCGTCAAGGCCGCCACGCGCGGCCCGGTGATCGGGGGGGTGGCGTACATTCTGTTCGCCTTCGTGCCGATGTTCCTGGTGGCGAGCGCGCTCCTGATCATGCCGGAGCAGACCGCCGCGCTGCTGAAGGAAGATCCGCAGAAGGTGCTGCCGACGCTGGTGCTCGAGAAGATGCCCTTCGTGATGCAGGTGTTCTTCTTCGGCGCGCTGCTGTCGGCCATCAAGTCGACCGCGTCGGCCACCCTGCTGGCGCCAAGCGTCACGTTCACCGAGAACATCTGGCGCCAGTTCCGTCCCTCGGGCACCGACCGCCAGAACCTCATGACCATGCGCATCACGGTGCTGGTCTTCAGCGTCGCCGTGCTGGCCTATGCCATCCGGATGCAGGGCACCCCCATCTACGAACTGGTGTCGGGCGCCTACCAGGTGCCCCTGGTCGGAGCCTTCGTTCCGCTGGTGTTCGGGCTCTACTGGCGCCGCGCCACCACGCAGGGCGCTGTCGCCTCCATCCTGTTTGGCATCGGCGTCTGGCTGCTGTTCCTGGCCATGCCCTGGGGCAGCGAATTCCCGGCCCAGCTGGCCGGCGTGCTCGCCTCCTTTGCCGGCATGGTGGCCGGATCGCTGGCGCCCCAGTGGGTGGCGAACACTCGCACGCCGCACCGGATGCTGGTGGCCTAG